In Caproicibacterium amylolyticum, a genomic segment contains:
- a CDS encoding CFI-box-CTERM domain-containing protein, translating into MEYKPIRCPYCGLELQVPVGIEQVVCMYCAKPIDITALFAPTAAEPDGGKRLQQALSLLDPALFRFEAEEPAFTQKNYPDCFASYNGRLNTALEALQGVQDEDCQAFAQALLSRMTDDLHYRKVHSSKSAAFFRYRMMVAVYLIPALHDSTVPEAAIVLRAFLQLWNSKYPKEALNPVSFEKINGGWRRKGCYITTAVCHSLHKPDDCTELQTLRRFRDSWMLRQSEGPLLIQEYYTFAPSIVVAINIAPNPEQIYRSLWQNCISPCMQEAAAGQNQSCLQRYTEMMLSLEQQYLS; encoded by the coding sequence ATGGAATATAAGCCGATTCGCTGCCCCTACTGTGGGCTGGAACTGCAGGTGCCAGTCGGTATTGAGCAGGTTGTGTGTATGTACTGCGCAAAGCCCATTGATATAACCGCTCTGTTTGCCCCTACTGCCGCAGAACCAGATGGTGGAAAACGTTTGCAGCAGGCTCTTTCCCTGCTGGACCCTGCCCTCTTTCGCTTTGAGGCAGAAGAACCTGCCTTTACACAAAAAAACTACCCGGATTGTTTCGCTTCCTACAACGGTCGCCTAAACACTGCTCTGGAAGCACTTCAGGGTGTGCAGGATGAAGACTGCCAAGCATTTGCCCAAGCACTGCTTTCCCGCATGACAGATGACCTGCATTACCGCAAGGTTCACAGCAGTAAGAGTGCAGCGTTCTTTCGTTACCGCATGATGGTCGCCGTTTATCTGATTCCTGCTTTGCACGACAGCACGGTTCCGGAAGCGGCCATTGTACTGCGTGCTTTTTTACAGCTTTGGAACAGTAAATATCCCAAAGAAGCGCTGAACCCCGTCAGCTTTGAAAAAATCAACGGTGGCTGGCGCAGGAAGGGCTGTTACATTACAACTGCTGTCTGCCACAGTCTACATAAACCTGACGACTGTACGGAACTGCAGACGCTTCGCCGCTTCCGCGACAGCTGGATGCTCCGGCAGTCAGAAGGACCATTGCTGATTCAGGAATATTACACATTTGCGCCCTCAATTGTAGTTGCAATCAACATTGCCCCGAATCCTGAGCAGATTTACCGCTCTTTGTGGCAGAACTGTATTTCGCCGTGCATGCAGGAGGCAGCAGCCGGGCAGAACCAAAGCTGTCTGCAGCGCTACACAGAAATGATGCTTTCTTTGGAACAGCAATATTTATCATAA
- a CDS encoding GNAT family N-acetyltransferase, translated as MNLQIREARTEGYTSICKLSREQLGYDFPPDETRTKLAALLNRSSDKIFVAVQGQHVVGYVHACNYDVLYAPHMKNIMGIAVAAEWQKHGIGRMLLSAVEHWAQESSAAGVRLVSGETRIGAHAFYQQCGYAKQKAQFNFRKFL; from the coding sequence ATGAACCTACAGATTCGTGAAGCCCGCACTGAGGGCTATACAAGCATCTGTAAACTCAGCCGCGAACAGCTTGGATATGACTTTCCGCCTGATGAAACACGCACAAAATTAGCCGCACTTTTGAACCGTTCTTCAGATAAGATTTTCGTTGCTGTACAAGGACAGCACGTTGTCGGCTATGTTCATGCATGCAATTATGACGTGTTATATGCACCGCATATGAAAAATATCATGGGCATTGCAGTTGCTGCCGAATGGCAGAAGCACGGCATTGGCCGTATGCTCCTCTCCGCGGTAGAACATTGGGCACAAGAAAGCAGTGCCGCCGGTGTTCGCTTAGTTTCCGGTGAAACACGCATTGGCGCGCACGCTTTTTACCAACAATGCGGTTATGCAAAGCAAAAAGCACAGTTTAACTTCCGCAAGTTTTTATAA
- a CDS encoding MATE family efflux transporter produces the protein MNKENQFLKTVCSIAVPVTLQSMLQSSFSMIDQIMIGQLGSASIAGIGLASKFSSIFSVLVSAIAAVAGIMISQYIGKKDEKNIRCSFYINLLAALGLAAIFTVLCVFFSSQIMQMYTSDPLTNQTAAGYLQIMAFTNLPIAGATILSTLLRCRGKASLPLYASILAAVINTGLNYVFIFGKFGFAPMGVNGAALATVIAQLANFLFVLIFLLKYNKKQNKKIPFTIQLGNLGRKQYLVILIPILITEFLWSLGENVYAVIYGHMGTQSCAAMTLTNPIQGLMIGALTGLAQAAGIIIGKTLGSNGYEQAYHESKKLMRYGLYCSVGLSVLLLLLSGLYVQIYQVEDAVKATAVQILTAYAVISPVKVQNMVLGGGILRSGGKTKYVMWIDIVGTWAFGVPLGLLSAFVWNLPIPWVYFILSLEECVRLTISLIIFRKKKWMQSLHS, from the coding sequence ATGAACAAAGAAAATCAATTTTTGAAAACCGTCTGCAGCATTGCCGTCCCGGTAACTCTGCAGTCCATGCTGCAGTCCTCTTTCAGCATGATTGACCAAATTATGATTGGACAGCTTGGCAGCGCCAGCATTGCGGGAATCGGGCTTGCCAGCAAGTTTTCATCCATTTTTTCGGTTCTGGTTTCAGCCATCGCTGCTGTTGCCGGTATTATGATTTCACAATACATAGGAAAAAAGGATGAAAAAAATATTCGCTGCAGTTTTTACATCAATCTGCTGGCTGCGCTGGGCCTTGCAGCTATATTTACTGTACTGTGTGTCTTTTTTTCCAGCCAAATCATGCAGATGTACACTTCTGACCCATTAACCAATCAAACCGCGGCCGGTTACCTGCAGATCATGGCATTTACAAATCTGCCGATTGCCGGCGCCACAATTTTGTCCACGCTGCTTCGCTGCAGAGGAAAAGCCAGTTTGCCGCTGTATGCCAGTATATTGGCCGCTGTCATCAACACCGGGCTGAACTATGTCTTTATTTTCGGCAAATTTGGTTTTGCTCCCATGGGAGTAAACGGTGCTGCACTTGCGACTGTGATTGCACAACTCGCAAACTTCCTATTTGTCCTCATATTCCTGCTGAAATACAACAAAAAGCAAAACAAAAAAATTCCCTTTACAATTCAGCTTGGGAATCTTGGCAGGAAACAGTATCTTGTGATTCTCATACCAATTTTAATTACTGAATTTTTGTGGAGCCTTGGAGAAAATGTCTACGCTGTCATCTACGGTCATATGGGCACCCAAAGCTGTGCGGCCATGACACTGACGAACCCAATTCAGGGACTGATGATAGGTGCTTTAACCGGTTTGGCACAAGCTGCCGGAATTATAATCGGGAAAACGCTTGGCAGTAATGGATATGAACAGGCATATCACGAATCCAAAAAACTGATGCGATACGGTCTGTATTGTTCGGTTGGGCTCTCTGTCCTACTGCTGCTGTTAAGCGGACTGTATGTTCAAATTTATCAGGTGGAAGATGCAGTAAAAGCAACAGCCGTTCAAATTCTGACTGCGTACGCGGTTATCTCCCCTGTTAAAGTGCAGAACATGGTTTTAGGCGGCGGTATACTCCGCAGCGGCGGCAAAACGAAATATGTAATGTGGATTGACATCGTCGGAACGTGGGCTTTCGGCGTACCGCTGGGGCTGCTTTCAGCCTTTGTCTGGAATCTGCCGATTCCATGGGTCTATTTCATTCTTTCTCTGGAAGAATGCGTCCGGCTAACAATTTCTCTGATCATATTTCGGAAAAAGAAATGGATGCAAAGCCTGCATTCCTAA
- the uxaC gene encoding glucuronate isomerase, with amino-acid sequence MKPLIHDDFMLHNGTASLLYHRFAEKAPIFDYHCHLNPEEILQDKTYSNMTEIWLSGDHYKWRLMRAAGVPEKYITGNADPYEKFLKFAETIPRCAGNPMYHWTHLELKRYFHVDDLLTPESAPRIWKTCNEQLQKPEFSVRSLIRRSNVAALCTTDDPVNDLHCHKALAADTSFATKVLPSFRPETALHPEDQNFVSWMQKLSAAVGTPVTTFAELETALEKRAEYFKAAGCLVADQSLASPDFCCGTRAEAEAAFTKRMSGNKLTNEESNAYQNQLMISLGRIYHKIGFVMQLHFGVIRSCSTRMFAECGADTGFDAVGDGISAASLAALLDSLDKTGELPKTIVYSLNANDNDKLASVLGCFQENVFPQKMQLGAAWWFNDHRDGMEAQMKALANTGLLSGFVGMLTDSRSFLSYTRHEYFRRILCNLLGEWTERGELPMDYDLLGGMVEDICYNNIAAYLTK; translated from the coding sequence TTGAAACCTCTGATTCATGATGATTTTATGCTGCACAACGGCACAGCTTCCCTGCTGTACCACCGCTTTGCGGAGAAAGCACCGATATTTGACTACCACTGCCACCTGAATCCGGAAGAAATCCTGCAGGACAAAACCTACAGCAATATGACGGAAATCTGGCTTTCCGGAGACCATTACAAATGGCGCCTGATGCGTGCCGCCGGTGTCCCGGAGAAATACATCACCGGTAATGCCGATCCTTACGAAAAATTTCTGAAATTTGCGGAAACGATTCCCCGCTGTGCGGGCAATCCGATGTATCACTGGACACATCTGGAACTGAAACGTTACTTTCATGTAGATGACCTGCTGACACCAGAAAGTGCGCCGCGCATTTGGAAGACCTGCAATGAACAGCTGCAGAAGCCGGAATTTTCTGTACGCTCCCTGATTCGCCGCAGCAATGTTGCAGCGCTGTGCACAACGGACGATCCTGTTAATGATCTGCACTGCCACAAGGCACTCGCCGCGGATACAAGCTTTGCGACAAAGGTTCTGCCGTCTTTCCGCCCCGAAACAGCACTGCATCCGGAAGATCAAAATTTTGTCAGCTGGATGCAGAAGCTGTCTGCAGCAGTCGGTACACCCGTTACAACATTTGCGGAACTGGAAACCGCGCTGGAAAAACGCGCGGAATATTTCAAGGCTGCAGGATGCTTAGTGGCAGACCAGAGCCTTGCTTCTCCAGATTTTTGCTGCGGTACGCGCGCAGAAGCGGAAGCCGCATTTACAAAGCGCATGTCCGGCAATAAACTGACCAATGAAGAAAGCAATGCCTACCAAAATCAACTGATGATTTCATTGGGACGCATTTACCACAAAATCGGTTTTGTCATGCAGCTGCACTTCGGCGTGATTCGCAGCTGCAGCACCCGCATGTTTGCAGAGTGCGGTGCTGACACCGGCTTCGACGCGGTCGGCGACGGCATTTCTGCCGCTTCCCTTGCTGCACTTCTGGATTCACTTGACAAAACCGGTGAACTGCCGAAAACGATTGTCTATTCACTCAACGCAAATGACAACGACAAACTTGCCAGCGTACTCGGCTGCTTCCAGGAAAATGTTTTTCCGCAAAAAATGCAGCTGGGTGCAGCATGGTGGTTCAACGACCACCGCGACGGCATGGAAGCACAGATGAAAGCACTTGCCAACACCGGCCTGCTCTCCGGCTTTGTCGGTATGCTGACCGATTCCCGCAGTTTCCTTTCCTACACACGGCACGAGTATTTCCGCCGTATCCTGTGCAACCTGCTCGGCGAGTGGACGGAGCGTGGCGAACTGCCGATGGACTATGACCTTTTGGGCGGCATGGTGGAAGATATTTGTTACAATAATATTGCGGCTTATTTGACAAAGTGA
- a CDS encoding HD domain-containing protein, translated as MDSERFQKQIAFSMECDKMKTIYRNTLLADGSRRETDAEHSWHIALMATLLQEYAPQGISCDHTVQLCLAHDLVEIYAGDTFAYDTEGYKSKTVREAAAADKLFAILPQDQCKSYRALWDEFETCKTPDAVFANCCDRFQPVLNNMATDGHTWKLNHVHRGQVEARLHLIQENMPELWPVCTDMLDTAVSSGWLTE; from the coding sequence ATGGACAGCGAACGCTTTCAAAAACAAATCGCCTTTTCTATGGAATGCGACAAAATGAAAACCATCTACCGAAACACACTTCTTGCAGACGGCAGCCGCAGAGAAACCGACGCGGAGCACAGCTGGCACATTGCGTTGATGGCAACCCTGCTGCAGGAATATGCACCACAGGGAATTTCCTGCGACCACACCGTGCAGCTTTGTCTGGCACATGACCTGGTAGAAATTTATGCCGGAGATACCTTTGCTTACGATACCGAGGGCTACAAAAGCAAAACAGTGAGAGAAGCGGCTGCCGCTGACAAACTGTTTGCCATTCTTCCGCAGGATCAGTGCAAAAGCTACCGCGCACTCTGGGATGAATTTGAAACCTGCAAAACACCGGATGCTGTTTTTGCAAACTGTTGTGACCGTTTTCAGCCGGTACTCAACAATATGGCAACTGACGGGCACACTTGGAAACTGAACCACGTTCACCGCGGGCAGGTGGAGGCACGTCTGCATTTGATTCAGGAAAATATGCCGGAACTTTGGCCTGTCTGCACTGACATGCTGGACACCGCTGTCAGCAGCGGTTGGCTTACGGAATAA
- the pta gene encoding phosphate acetyltransferase, which yields MLEKMIEILKKEPRKIVFPEGTDPRILQAASRLKKEGFLTPVLVGAQDAVKAAAAKAGQDISGIEIVDIATFPDFEKMVAKMVELRHGKMDEETCRASLKKSNYFGTMYVKMGYADALLGGATYSTADTVRPALQLVKCKPGHKIVTSCFLLHRPDGKGGTEMYAMGDCAINIDPNEDELVEVAQGTAETARIFGMDPKVAFLSYSTKGSGKGDSVDKMHNATEKLQVLKPDFDVDGELQFDSAVSPEVASLKAPGSKVAGKANVFIFPDINAGNIGYKIAQRLGGFEAVGPIMAGLNAPINDLSRGCNAEEVYKMAVITAALK from the coding sequence ATGCTTGAAAAAATGATTGAAATCCTGAAAAAAGAGCCCCGGAAAATTGTATTTCCAGAGGGCACTGATCCCCGCATCCTGCAGGCCGCAAGCCGCCTGAAAAAAGAGGGCTTTCTGACACCGGTGCTGGTTGGTGCGCAGGACGCTGTAAAGGCTGCCGCCGCTAAGGCTGGCCAGGACATCAGCGGAATTGAAATTGTCGATATTGCAACTTTCCCGGACTTTGAAAAAATGGTTGCAAAAATGGTGGAACTCCGCCACGGCAAAATGGATGAGGAAACTTGCCGAGCAAGCCTGAAAAAATCCAATTACTTTGGTACCATGTATGTAAAGATGGGTTATGCAGATGCACTGCTCGGCGGCGCAACTTATTCCACAGCGGATACTGTACGCCCGGCACTGCAGCTTGTAAAATGCAAGCCCGGCCACAAAATCGTTACCAGCTGCTTCCTGCTGCATCGTCCGGACGGTAAGGGCGGTACTGAAATGTACGCAATGGGCGACTGTGCCATTAATATTGACCCGAATGAAGATGAACTGGTCGAAGTTGCACAGGGTACTGCTGAAACAGCCCGTATTTTTGGCATGGACCCGAAGGTTGCTTTCCTTTCCTACAGCACGAAGGGTTCCGGCAAGGGCGACAGCGTTGACAAAATGCACAATGCAACAGAAAAGCTGCAGGTTTTGAAGCCGGACTTTGATGTAGATGGTGAGCTGCAGTTTGACTCCGCTGTTTCTCCGGAAGTTGCTTCGTTGAAAGCACCGGGTTCTAAGGTTGCAGGCAAAGCGAATGTATTTATCTTCCCTGACATCAATGCCGGCAATATTGGCTACAAGATTGCACAGCGTTTAGGCGGTTTTGAGGCTGTAGGCCCAATTATGGCAGGCTTGAATGCACCAATTAATGACCTGTCCCGTGGGTGCAATGCAGAAGAAGTTTACAAAATGGCAGTCATTACAGCTGCTTTAAAGTAA
- a CDS encoding GGDEF domain-containing protein — MQTDYSENSLQPINEKWRKFQLKSMFCYTLLILICEFIGYFVISGLSMLECSTSKYFLKYLLFPSGCNMLLTIFAWLLSEKTKVAETAKNYITCLSMVGIAFVVSVVHCAFAGVYSVFLIPVIMTMIYGDFRLISVTSLCSVVLNWVSAMYIRWDASKKQTADLAADFMLSLFLLGGVFVACVVIIRFEKEKQQTIAHSEQERSRLQQELLRDHLTGVYNRLALTNALENLCAPETGSFFIAMMDIDDFKSINDTEGHLEGDAVLRHLGEVLTKDCPDAMPVRFGGDEFSVLFHERKREEVLSELKKVQKDFAQYGGLCQGTLRPTLSIGLAEWQQNMLPEELMRCADEALYESKMGKKNRLTVYSSEKK, encoded by the coding sequence ATGCAAACAGACTATTCTGAAAACAGCCTGCAGCCGATTAACGAAAAATGGCGTAAATTTCAGTTAAAATCCATGTTTTGCTACACACTTTTAATACTTATCTGTGAATTTATCGGCTATTTTGTAATTAGTGGACTTAGTATGCTTGAGTGCAGTACATCAAAGTATTTTTTGAAATATCTTCTGTTCCCATCCGGCTGTAATATGCTGCTTACCATTTTTGCATGGCTGCTGTCTGAAAAAACTAAGGTCGCTGAAACTGCAAAAAACTACATCACCTGCCTGTCAATGGTGGGCATTGCTTTTGTAGTGTCCGTTGTGCATTGTGCTTTTGCGGGAGTTTATTCAGTGTTTTTGATCCCTGTAATTATGACAATGATTTACGGGGATTTTCGGCTTATCAGCGTTACATCATTGTGCAGCGTTGTACTAAACTGGGTCAGCGCGATGTACATACGGTGGGATGCTTCTAAAAAACAAACTGCGGATTTAGCTGCCGATTTTATGTTGTCGCTGTTTCTGCTGGGCGGAGTTTTTGTTGCCTGCGTGGTGATTATTCGTTTTGAAAAAGAGAAGCAGCAAACAATTGCACACAGTGAGCAGGAACGCAGCCGATTGCAGCAGGAACTGCTGCGCGACCACCTGACGGGGGTGTACAATCGGCTTGCCTTGACTAATGCACTGGAAAATCTCTGTGCGCCGGAAACAGGCAGTTTCTTCATTGCAATGATGGATATTGATGATTTTAAGTCAATTAATGATACAGAGGGACATTTAGAGGGGGATGCAGTACTGCGGCACTTGGGTGAGGTCCTGACTAAGGACTGCCCGGACGCGATGCCGGTACGTTTTGGCGGCGATGAATTTAGTGTATTGTTTCACGAAAGGAAAAGGGAAGAAGTGCTTTCCGAGCTGAAAAAAGTGCAGAAAGATTTTGCACAGTATGGGGGATTGTGTCAAGGAACGCTGCGTCCAACTCTCAGTATTGGTTTGGCAGAGTGGCAGCAGAATATGCTGCCGGAAGAATTGATGCGCTGTGCAGATGAAGCACTCTATGAATCAAAAATGGGCAAGAAAAACCGGCTGACCGTTTATTCTTCGGAAAAGAAGTAA
- a CDS encoding AraC family transcriptional regulator → MKQLFGEFTDRQEMIRPDFEYFHSVNREPVQVPYHSHDFYEVLLFFSGNVDYVVEGRVYHPQQGDVLLTNNRELHRPQVREGQTYERIVLWLQPGYVRSLGGSENLALCFEASSRQHSNLLRPQEEIRRKLQNLCGELEQVYISDAYGSAALRRAYCMQLLVWLNRAYFSASPEEQSVDCDSKVDEIVRYINEHLKEELSLDVLSARFYLSKYHLTRQFKKYMGFSVHQYVVRKRLIAARLALQSGSTPGEAFAQSGFADYTNFSRAFRAQYGISPRSVQEEKLTKGRKNS, encoded by the coding sequence GTGAAGCAGCTATTTGGCGAATTTACCGACCGGCAGGAAATGATACGGCCGGACTTTGAATATTTTCATTCTGTAAACCGCGAGCCGGTACAGGTGCCGTACCACAGCCATGATTTTTATGAAGTCCTGCTTTTCTTTTCCGGCAATGTGGACTATGTAGTCGAGGGGCGGGTATATCATCCGCAGCAGGGGGACGTGCTGCTGACCAATAACCGGGAACTGCACCGTCCGCAGGTGCGGGAGGGGCAGACCTATGAACGCATTGTGCTGTGGCTGCAGCCTGGCTACGTACGTTCGTTGGGCGGCAGCGAAAACTTGGCACTGTGTTTTGAAGCGTCTTCGCGGCAGCATTCCAACCTGCTTCGTCCGCAGGAGGAGATACGCCGAAAACTTCAAAACCTCTGCGGTGAGTTGGAGCAGGTCTATATTAGCGATGCTTACGGCAGTGCTGCGCTGCGGCGTGCGTACTGTATGCAGCTTTTGGTTTGGCTGAACCGTGCTTATTTTTCAGCATCGCCGGAGGAACAGAGTGTTGACTGTGACAGCAAGGTGGATGAAATTGTACGGTATATCAATGAACATTTAAAAGAGGAATTATCCCTCGATGTGCTTTCCGCACGTTTTTATTTGAGCAAGTATCATTTAACGCGGCAGTTTAAAAAATATATGGGCTTTTCCGTGCATCAGTATGTTGTGCGAAAGCGGCTGATTGCAGCGCGGCTGGCTTTGCAGTCCGGCAGTACGCCCGGCGAAGCCTTTGCACAGAGCGGTTTTGCGGATTATACAAATTTTTCCCGTGCGTTCCGCGCGCAGTACGGCATTTCACCGCGTTCCGTACAGGAGGAAAAATTAACAAAAGGAAGGAAGAATAGTTGA
- a CDS encoding bifunctional 4-hydroxy-2-oxoglutarate aldolase/2-dehydro-3-deoxy-phosphogluconate aldolase, with translation MNDILKRISAVTVVPVIKINDIENAVPLAQALCRGGLPAAEVTFRAAGADEAIRRIRAAVPEMLVGAGTVLTTEQADKAIEAGAQFIVSPGFNPKVTKHVLERGVAMLPGCATPAECEGAMELGLDAVKFFPAEPAGGISMIKAMCAPYSNLHFMPTGGIKPENLDSYLSFNKILACGGTWMVKENLIVNHQFDEIERLTRQAVQTILGLRVQHVGINCTSNDEASALGDTLSMLSLPKEEQPLSYFSGSLFELMKQPGRGTHGHIALGVNHLQRAVEYLKLRGVCFDEESCQYKENGELRLIYLKGEFGGFAIHLLENEPA, from the coding sequence ATGAATGACATTTTAAAACGAATTAGTGCAGTCACCGTTGTGCCGGTCATCAAAATCAATGATATCGAAAATGCTGTTCCACTGGCACAGGCACTCTGTCGCGGCGGTCTGCCAGCTGCGGAAGTGACATTCCGCGCCGCCGGAGCAGATGAAGCGATTCGCCGCATCCGCGCCGCTGTACCGGAAATGCTTGTCGGTGCCGGCACCGTACTGACAACCGAACAAGCGGACAAAGCCATTGAGGCCGGTGCACAGTTTATTGTCAGCCCGGGGTTTAACCCCAAAGTCACCAAACACGTTTTAGAGCGCGGCGTTGCCATGCTGCCGGGCTGCGCAACACCTGCCGAGTGTGAAGGTGCTATGGAACTTGGTCTTGATGCCGTTAAGTTTTTCCCGGCAGAACCGGCCGGCGGCATCAGCATGATTAAGGCAATGTGCGCCCCTTATTCTAATCTGCACTTCATGCCGACCGGCGGCATAAAGCCGGAAAATCTGGACAGTTACCTCTCTTTCAATAAGATTCTTGCCTGCGGCGGCACGTGGATGGTAAAGGAAAACCTGATTGTAAACCATCAGTTTGACGAAATTGAGCGCCTGACCCGGCAGGCTGTACAAACGATACTGGGACTGCGCGTTCAGCATGTCGGCATCAACTGCACCAGTAACGACGAAGCCTCCGCACTTGGTGACACTCTCAGCATGCTTTCCCTGCCAAAAGAAGAACAGCCACTTTCCTATTTCAGCGGCAGTCTTTTTGAACTGATGAAACAGCCGGGACGCGGCACGCATGGTCACATTGCACTGGGTGTCAACCATCTGCAGCGTGCAGTTGAGTACCTGAAGCTGCGCGGAGTCTGCTTTGATGAAGAAAGCTGCCAGTATAAGGAAAACGGCGAACTGCGGCTAATCTACCTGAAAGGGGAATTCGGCGGCTTTGCAATACATCTTCTGGAAAACGAACCGGCGTAA
- a CDS encoding alpha/beta hydrolase has translation MSRKGTLTELPCGKRSVLVYCPSAEFCKAQLPIAWICAGDEVRTTLEQILLQLEPQFGRTCAPFCICSVVPAEWGRDYTPWPVPSLWKSGEPFTGGAKDFFELLTCQAMPLVQKRLPVSEQAEQTALLGYSLGGLAALWQTAQDWHFGMCGSISGSLWYDNFPAWFAERIDGFREKKVYLSLGRSEEKTRDPRMQQVGDCTRRAAELLHSCTKQSVLEWNSGGHFTGIPQRIAKALLWLFRSPQ, from the coding sequence ATGAGTCGGAAAGGAACACTGACAGAACTGCCGTGTGGTAAGCGCTCAGTGTTGGTTTACTGTCCTTCTGCGGAATTTTGTAAAGCGCAGCTGCCGATTGCGTGGATCTGCGCTGGTGACGAGGTACGAACCACATTGGAACAGATACTTTTACAGTTGGAACCGCAGTTTGGCAGAACGTGTGCACCCTTCTGTATCTGCAGTGTTGTGCCGGCGGAGTGGGGGCGGGATTACACACCGTGGCCGGTACCCTCTCTGTGGAAAAGCGGCGAGCCTTTTACCGGCGGCGCAAAAGATTTTTTTGAGCTGCTTACCTGTCAGGCAATGCCGTTAGTACAAAAACGGCTTCCGGTCAGTGAGCAGGCGGAGCAGACTGCATTGCTCGGTTATTCACTGGGAGGACTTGCTGCTCTCTGGCAAACTGCTCAGGATTGGCATTTCGGCATGTGCGGCAGCATATCGGGTTCTCTTTGGTATGATAATTTTCCAGCGTGGTTTGCCGAACGTATTGACGGCTTTCGTGAAAAAAAAGTTTATCTTTCTCTGGGACGCAGTGAGGAAAAGACACGTGATCCACGCATGCAGCAAGTTGGGGACTGTACGCGGCGTGCCGCAGAGTTGCTGCACTCATGTACAAAGCAATCTGTGCTGGAGTGGAACAGCGGCGGGCATTTTACGGGAATCCCGCAGCGTATTGCAAAGGCTTTGCTCTGGCTTTTTCGGTCGCCACAGTAA
- a CDS encoding YjfB family protein codes for MDVSTIAATSTSLHMAQAQQEASVSVLKKAMSAQETQSAALIQTMQASNHQLDVLA; via the coding sequence ATGGATGTTTCCACTATCGCTGCTACAAGCACAAGTCTTCACATGGCACAGGCGCAGCAGGAAGCCAGCGTTTCTGTACTGAAAAAAGCAATGTCTGCACAGGAAACGCAGAGCGCCGCTCTGATTCAGACCATGCAGGCCTCCAACCATCAGTTGGACGTTTTAGCCTGA
- a CDS encoding LacI family DNA-binding transcriptional regulator: MEQPNQTQRVRICDIADELGVSTATVSNVIHGKTKKISDETVGRVQELLEKRQYIPSMAGILLAQNDSRIIGVVINNHEKYEGHVLEDVFIASSLNFLSAEIEAAGYFMMVKTTTAITDIVRFASMWNLEGMVLIGFCEQDFNKLREAMHVPFVVYDGYFKTPGRICNLIVDNFDGGFQAGTYLKQLGHKKALCISDNGICMDLSRYQGFQKGFGAANTDFMQIPMAKTERRIFYGTHLETLKKYTAVFAVSDYYAVDLMQFLQEQEIRIPEDISIIGFDDTPICQQVVPALTSIKQDGAQRARLALKTLAQLKSGEAEGTTITLPVTLVKRKSVKTIE, translated from the coding sequence TTGGAACAGCCCAATCAAACACAGCGCGTTCGTATTTGCGACATTGCGGACGAGCTTGGAGTAAGCACTGCCACGGTCTCCAATGTCATACATGGAAAAACAAAAAAAATATCTGACGAAACCGTTGGCCGCGTGCAGGAGCTTTTAGAAAAGCGGCAGTACATTCCCAGCATGGCAGGTATTCTTTTGGCACAAAACGACTCCAGGATTATCGGTGTCGTCATCAATAACCATGAAAAATACGAAGGACATGTTCTTGAAGATGTTTTCATCGCATCATCGCTCAATTTTCTATCCGCGGAAATTGAAGCAGCAGGGTACTTCATGATGGTAAAGACAACGACCGCCATAACCGATATCGTGCGGTTTGCTTCCATGTGGAACCTTGAAGGCATGGTCCTGATTGGTTTTTGCGAACAGGATTTCAATAAACTGCGGGAAGCTATGCACGTTCCTTTTGTTGTGTACGATGGCTATTTTAAAACACCGGGACGAATCTGCAATTTAATCGTCGATAATTTTGACGGCGGTTTTCAGGCGGGAACTTATTTAAAACAGCTTGGCCACAAAAAAGCACTTTGCATTTCCGATAATGGAATCTGCATGGATTTGAGCCGATACCAAGGCTTTCAAAAAGGCTTCGGAGCTGCAAATACTGACTTTATGCAGATTCCAATGGCAAAAACGGAGCGCCGGATTTTTTACGGCACACATCTTGAAACATTAAAAAAATATACCGCCGTTTTTGCAGTTTCGGACTATTACGCAGTAGACCTGATGCAGTTTCTGCAGGAACAGGAGATCCGTATTCCGGAGGATATTTCAATCATCGGCTTTGACGATACTCCAATTTGCCAGCAGGTAGTGCCCGCATTAACTTCAATAAAGCAGGACGGAGCACAAAGAGCCAGGCTGGCACTGAAAACCTTAGCACAACTAAAATCCGGCGAAGCAGAAGGAACCACCATAACGCTTCCCGTTACTCTTGTAAAGCGAAAGAGCGTTAAAACTATAGAATAA